The following are encoded in a window of Castanea sativa cultivar Marrone di Chiusa Pesio chromosome 9, ASM4071231v1 genomic DNA:
- the LOC142610733 gene encoding uncharacterized protein LOC142610733, with protein sequence MATALKTPTIIQAPFTPRTCSISSKSQKPFCVSFRHSTPRPSPLTSLRFSHLPSSLRFVKFVPFSSSGETDTTETQTQEEVEEPQQQQQQQQQQVQGIVDGAAGVEDISSDDDVNGAKEVPASAIVSSLQLYKEALASNDESGVAEIESFLKSIEEEKISLERKVASLSEEMLTEKERILRISADFDNFRKRTERDRLSLLTNAQGEVVESLLPVLDNFERAKSQIKVETEGEEKINNSYQSIYKQFIEILNSLGVVPVETVGNPFDPLLHEAIMREDSNEYEEGIVIQEFRKGFKLGDRLLRPSMVKVSAGPGPAKPEEMESTEGHDTGETTEEGTAKSDST encoded by the exons ATGGCTACTGCGCTCAAAACTCCAACCATAATCCAAGCACCCTTCACGCCACGCACTTGTTCCATATcctcaaaatcccaaaaaccCTTCTGCGTGTCTTTCAGACACAGTACCCCTAGACCTTCTCCTTTAACTTCTCTCCGGTTCTCCCACCTACCCTCCTCCCTACGCTTCGTCAAGTTCGTTCCTTTTTCTTCCTCCGGTGAAACTGACACCACTGAGACCCAGACCCAGGAAGAGGTTGAAGAACCTcagcagcaacagcaacagcaacagcaacaagtCCAG GGCATTGTGGATGGTGCTGCTGGCGTTGAAGATATTTCAAGTGATGATGATGTTAATGGTGCTAAGGAAGTACCTGCTTCAGCCATTGTATCTTCTCTCCAATTGTACAAGGAAGCTTTAGCTAGCAATGATGAATCCGGGGTTGCTGAAATAGAATCTTTCTTAAAATCCATTGAAGAGGAGAAAATAAGCCTTGAGAGGAAAGTAGCTTCTCTGTCTGAAGAAATGTTGACAGAGAAGGAGCGAATTCTTAGGATTAGTGCAGACTTTGACAATTTCCGTAAGAGGACAGAGAGGGACAGACTTTCACTGTTAACAAATGCTCAGGGGGAAGTTGTGGAAAGTTTGTTGCCCGTATTGGATAACTTTGAGAGAGCTAAATCCCAGATTAAAGTAGAGACCGAGGGGGAAGAGAAGATCAACAATAGTTATCAAAGCATATATAAGCAGTTCATAGAGATACTAAACTCACTTGGTGTTGTTCCTGTTGAGACAGTAGGAAACCCATTTGATCCATTG CTGCATGAAGCAATTATGCGCGAGGATTCCAATGAATATGAAGAAGGTATAGTTATTCAAGAATTTCGCAAAGGGTTCAAACTTGGTGATAGACTCTTGCGTCCATCAATGGTAAAGGTATCTGCTGGTCCAGGACCTGCGAAGCCTGAAGAAATGGAGTCGACAGAGGGGCATGATACAGGTGAAACAACTGAGGAGGGCACTGCCAAATCAGATTCTACTTAA